The window CCATCTCCTACGTGGCGCTGGGGTTGGATCCCGCGCGCGCGGTGCTCTTCCGGCAGAGCGATGTGCGCGAGGTGCTGGAGCTCTACTGGATCCTCGGCACCCTGGTGCCGCAGGCGAACCTGGAGCGGGCGCACAGCTACAAGGACAAGATCGCCAAGGGCATCAGCCCGGACTTCGGGCTGTTCGCCTACCCGGTGCTGATGGCGGCCGACATCCTCCTGTACAGCACCGACTTCGTGCCGGTGGGCAAGGATCAGGTCCAGCACATCGAGTTCGCCCGCGACTGGGCGGTGAAGTTCAACGTCACCTACGTGCCCGGCTACGACCCGGCCGATCCCGACGGCAAGGAGAAGGGGCACGCGCCCGGAATCCTCCGGCTGCCGGCGGCCCGGGTGCAGGAGAGCACCGCCGTGGTGCCCGGCATCGACGGGCAGAAGATGTCCAAGTCCTACGGCAACACCATCGACATCTTCGGAGACGAGAAGGAGCTCAAGAAGCGCTTCATGAGCATCAAGACGGACTCCACGCCCGTGGAGGCGCCCAAGCCCACCGAGAACGCTCCGCTGTACGACTTGCTCAAGGTGATGCTGCCCGAGTCCGAGTTCGCCCAGGCGGACGCCACCTGGCGCGCGGGCGGCAAGGGCTACGGCGATTACAAGAAGCTGCTGCTGGAGGCCTTCCACACCACGTTCGGGCCCGCGCGAAAGCGCCGCGCGGAGCTGCTGGCCGACCCGGGCGAGCTGGAGCGAATCCTTCAGGACGGAGCCCGGCGGGCCCGCGAGGCGGCCTCTCCGGTGATGGAGCGCGTGCGCCGCGCGGTGGGGCTCTCCTGACCCGCCGAATGTTTGACCCCCCTGAAGGGCACTGCTAAGGGGTAGGCCTTGATGTGCCCGAAGGACGTCCGGTGAACGAGGACCCCCGCTCGCCGCCCGAGGAGGGCTCCAGCGATGGCGAGGTGCCCCGTTCTCCTGGGGACGCCTTCCGTATTGCCCTGCCCAATTTCGAGGGCCCGCTCGACCTGCTGCTGCACCTCATCCGCGAGCACCGGGTCGACATCTTCGACATCCCCATCGCGCTCATCGTCGGCAAGTACCTGGAGTACCTGGAGCGGATGCGGGAGCTGAACCTGGACATCGCCGGAGAGTTCCTGGTGATGGCCTCCACGCTGGCCCACCTCAAGAGCCGCATGCTGCTGCCGCGCCAGGACGCCGCCGCGCCGGTGGAGGGCGGGGAGCTGGCGGTGGAGGAGGCGGGAGACCCGCGCGCCGAGCTGGTGCGCCGGCTGCTGGAGTATCAGAAGTACAAGGACGCCGCCGAGCAGCTGGCCCGCCAGGACCTGCTCGAGCGCGATGTGTTCCCGCGCCGGGTGCCGGTGGAGGCCGTGCCCATCCCCGAGGAGGAGGTGGGCCTGCAGGAGTTCTCGGTCCTCAAGCTGATCGAAGCGCTGGACCGGGTACTGGAGCGCCTGGCTCCCAAGCCGCAGCACGAGGTGGTGCGCGAGCGCCTCAGCCTCGGCGAGGCCACCTTGCGAGTCGTCGAGCGCCTGCGTGGCCAGCCGCAAGTGGTC is drawn from Hyalangium ruber and contains these coding sequences:
- a CDS encoding segregation and condensation protein A, yielding MNEDPRSPPEEGSSDGEVPRSPGDAFRIALPNFEGPLDLLLHLIREHRVDIFDIPIALIVGKYLEYLERMRELNLDIAGEFLVMASTLAHLKSRMLLPRQDAAAPVEGGELAVEEAGDPRAELVRRLLEYQKYKDAAEQLARQDLLERDVFPRRVPVEAVPIPEEEVGLQEFSVLKLIEALDRVLERLAPKPQHEVVRERLSLGEATLRVVERLRGQPQVVFENLFTEATTRQEIVITFLAILEMVKRRLIRVHQEEPLKEIILTPNGDALERLVPTEVDESDYR
- the trpS gene encoding tryptophan--tRNA ligase; this translates as MRILSGVQSSGRLHIGNYYGAIRQFIQLQTEGEAFYFIANYHALTTVRDAKLAQELTREAAISYVALGLDPARAVLFRQSDVREVLELYWILGTLVPQANLERAHSYKDKIAKGISPDFGLFAYPVLMAADILLYSTDFVPVGKDQVQHIEFARDWAVKFNVTYVPGYDPADPDGKEKGHAPGILRLPAARVQESTAVVPGIDGQKMSKSYGNTIDIFGDEKELKKRFMSIKTDSTPVEAPKPTENAPLYDLLKVMLPESEFAQADATWRAGGKGYGDYKKLLLEAFHTTFGPARKRRAELLADPGELERILQDGARRAREAASPVMERVRRAVGLS